From Leclercia adecarboxylata, one genomic window encodes:
- the pcoA gene encoding multicopper oxidase PcoA — MLLKTSRRTFLKGLTLSGVAGSLGVWSFNARSSLSLPVAASLQGTQFDLTIGETAVNITGSERQAKTINGGLPGPVLRWKEGDTITLKVKNRLNEQTSIHWHGIILPANMDGVPGLSFMGIEPDDTYVYTFKVKQNGTYWYHSHSGLQEQEGVYGAIIIDAREPEPFAYDREHVVMLSDWTDENPHSLLKKLKKQSDYYNFNKPTVGSFFRDVNTRGLSATIADRKMWAEMKMNPTDLADVSGYTYTYLMNGQAPLKNWTGLFRPGEKIRLRFINGSAMTYFDIRIPGLKMTVVAADGQYVNPVTVDEFRIAVAETYDVIVEPQGEAYTIFAQSMDRTGYARGTLATREGLSAAVPPLDPRPLLTMEDMGMGGMGHDMAGMDHSQMGGMDNSGEMMSMDGADLPDSGTSSAPMDHSSMAGMDHSRMAGMPGMQSHPASETDNPLVDMQAMSVSPKLNDPGIGLRNNGRKVLTYADLKSRFEDPDGREPGRTIELHLTGHMEKFAWSFNGIKFSDAAPVLLKYGERLRITLINDTMMTHPIHLHGMWSDLEDENGNFMVRKHTIDVPPGTKRSYRVTADALGRWAYHCHLLYHMEMGMFREVRVEE; from the coding sequence ATGCTGTTGAAAACGTCTCGACGAACTTTCCTGAAGGGGTTAACCCTCTCTGGCGTAGCCGGAAGTCTTGGCGTATGGAGTTTCAATGCGCGTTCCAGTCTGAGCCTGCCAGTTGCCGCATCCCTGCAGGGTACTCAGTTTGACCTGACCATTGGTGAAACGGCCGTCAATATCACGGGCAGTGAGCGTCAGGCCAAAACAATCAATGGAGGCCTGCCGGGGCCCGTTCTTCGCTGGAAAGAAGGTGACACCATTACCCTGAAGGTCAAAAACCGTCTTAATGAACAGACGTCCATTCACTGGCACGGCATTATTCTTCCGGCCAATATGGATGGTGTTCCGGGGCTGAGTTTTATGGGCATAGAGCCTGATGATACCTACGTTTACACCTTTAAGGTTAAGCAGAACGGGACTTACTGGTACCACAGCCATTCCGGTCTGCAGGAACAGGAGGGGGTATACGGTGCCATTATCATCGATGCCAGGGAGCCAGAACCGTTTGCTTACGATCGTGAGCATGTGGTCATGTTGTCTGACTGGACCGATGAAAATCCTCACAGCCTGCTGAAAAAATTAAAAAAACAGTCGGATTACTACAATTTCAATAAACCAACCGTTGGCTCTTTTTTCCGCGACGTGAATACCAGGGGGCTGTCAGCCACCATTGCCGATCGGAAAATGTGGGCTGAAATGAAAATGAATCCGACTGACCTCGCGGATGTCAGTGGCTACACCTACACCTATCTCATGAACGGGCAGGCCCCGCTGAAAAACTGGACCGGACTGTTCCGTCCCGGTGAAAAGATACGCTTACGGTTTATCAACGGCTCGGCAATGACCTATTTCGATATCCGTATCCCCGGGCTGAAAATGACGGTCGTGGCTGCAGATGGCCAGTATGTAAACCCGGTTACCGTTGACGAATTCAGGATTGCCGTTGCCGAAACCTATGATGTCATTGTGGAGCCTCAGGGTGAGGCCTATACCATCTTCGCACAATCCATGGACAGGACCGGTTACGCTCGAGGGACACTGGCCACGAGAGAGGGGTTAAGTGCTGCCGTTCCCCCCCTCGATCCCCGTCCTCTGTTGACCATGGAAGATATGGGTATGGGGGGAATGGGACATGATATGGCAGGAATGGACCACAGCCAGATGGGAGGCATGGATAACAGCGGAGAGATGATGTCTATGGACGGTGCTGACCTTCCGGATAGCGGGACATCCTCCGCGCCCATGGATCACAGCAGCATGGCCGGTATGGATCATTCCCGGATGGCCGGAATGCCGGGTATGCAAAGTCATCCTGCGTCAGAAACGGATAACCCACTGGTTGATATGCAGGCGATGAGCGTCTCTCCGAAATTAAATGATCCGGGTATTGGTCTTCGAAATAACGGAAGAAAGGTTCTCACGTACGCGGATTTGAAAAGCCGCTTTGAGGATCCTGACGGACGTGAACCTGGCCGTACCATAGAACTGCATTTAACCGGCCACATGGAAAAGTTTGCCTGGTCATTTAACGGAATCAAGTTTTCAGATGCCGCACCGGTGCTGCTGAAATACGGTGAGCGGCTCAGGATCACGCTGATCAACGATACCATGATGACTCACCCCATTCACCTGCATGGTATGTGGAGCGATCTGGAAGATGAAAACGGTAATTTCATGGTTCGTAAACACACAATAGATGTTCCCCCTGGTACAAAACGCAGTTACAGAGTGACAGCAGATGCGCTTGGCCGCTGGGCGTATCACTGCCATTTGCTCTATCACATGGAAATGGGAATGTTTCGTGAAGTCCGGGTGGAGGAA
- a CDS encoding copper resistance protein yields MNILITTTAFTALFCGAAFAQSSDIAHEAHRFVNNASAVSHVNSSTHENLPDRVNKNNTPSFSEMNEHERAIVAHSFMNNSASYAHQKMIEEHKKMLSGSDANSKTSSSSFNELNAGEKAALVHEQVNNAGAEAHQTQARKLRGLYSTR; encoded by the coding sequence ATGAATATATTAATCACGACCACTGCGTTTACAGCTTTATTTTGTGGGGCAGCTTTTGCTCAGTCCAGTGATATTGCCCATGAAGCACATCGATTTGTTAATAATGCCTCAGCCGTCAGTCATGTGAATTCCTCGACGCATGAAAACTTACCGGACAGGGTTAATAAAAACAACACGCCCTCATTCTCTGAAATGAATGAACATGAAAGGGCCATTGTTGCTCATTCATTTATGAACAACAGCGCGTCCTATGCGCATCAGAAAATGATTGAGGAACATAAAAAAATGCTGTCCGGCAGTGATGCAAATTCAAAGACCTCGTCTTCTTCTTTTAACGAACTGAATGCCGGAGAAAAAGCCGCTCTCGTGCATGAGCAGGTCAATAATGCCGGTGCGGAAGCACATCAGACGCAGGCAAGAAAGCTTCGCGGGCTGTATTCGACCAGGTAA